Proteins from a genomic interval of Quercus robur chromosome 9, dhQueRobu3.1, whole genome shotgun sequence:
- the LOC126699892 gene encoding RNA-binding KH domain-containing protein RCF3: protein MERSRSKRNYYYDQDYDSETVGRTRPRYNHHYAAAPAPQGPPHHRHRGGSGRTAKPQPDPSLTVTTSYRILCHDMKAGGVIGKSGSIIKSIRQHTGAWINVHELIPGDEERIIEISDTRRRDPDGRMPAFSPAQEALFLIHDRILESSDEFVSGAGEEGFGLVMSGGKERVATRLVVSRMHVGCLLGKGGKIIEQMRIETKTQIRILPRDHSLPRCVSMSEEIVQVVGDVNAVKNAIAIISSRLRESQHRDRGHFHGRMHSPERFFPPDDDYMPHINSTARRSSDGANFGPRLSANNIRGNNYASRSSGFIESGVAPMVDHVQPYYGEDIVFRILCPIDKVDSVVGEADGILELLRNEIGVDVKVTDPVVGSDEQIIIISSEEGPDDEMFPAQEALLHIQTRIVDLVPEKDNIITTRLLVPSSDIGCLEGRDGSLLEMKRLTGANIQILPREELPLCVSGAEELVQIVGEIKAARDALVEVTSRLRSHIYREFFLKDMTPPSVSAPGPVGSGLGLEASSPNNVAPGREGHTGGDPPTATYQNVQTVAAAQPSKESGSEIPKQNDSDRREDVPSGLNRIPVTLVTRSTLEVAIPEHAIPKLIMKSKNMLSQISELSGANVTLVEDRPDMTQKTIQISGTPDQTERAQSLLQGFILSTQEDAP from the exons atggagaggtCAAGATCTAAGAGGAACTACTACTATGACCAGGACTATGATTCCGAGACGGTAGGTAGGACGAGACCTCGGTACAACCACCACTACGCGGCGGCTCCGGCTCCGCAAGGCCCTCCTCACCACCGCCATAGAGGCGGGTCGGGTCGAACCGCGAAGCCCCAGCCGGACCCTTCGCTGACCGTGACGACGTCGTACCGGATTCTGTGCCACGACATGAAGGCCGGAGGGGTGATCGGGAAGTCCGGGAGCATCATCAAGTCGATTCGGCAGCACACCGGCGCGTGGATCAACGTGCACGAGCTGATCCCCGGGGACGAGGAGCGGATCATCGAGATCTCCGACACGCGCCGGCGAGACCCAGACGGGAGAATGCCGGCGTTCTCGCCGGCGCAGGAGGCGCTGTTTCTCATCCACGACAGGATCCTCGAGAGCTCCGATGAGTTCGTCTCCGGCGCCGGCGAGGAGGGTTTTGGGCTGGTGATGAGTGGCGGGAAGGAGAGAGTGGCGACGAGACTTGTTGTGTCGAGAATGCATGTGGGTTGTTTGTTGGGAAAAGGAGGGAAGATCATTGAGCAAATGAGGATTGAGACAAAGACCCAGATTAGAATTCTGCCTAGAGATCATAGTCTACCACGTTGCGTTTCAATGTCGGAGGAGATTGTTCAG GTTGTAGGTGATGTGAATGCTGTAAAGAATGCTATAGCTATTATTTCATCACGCCTAAGGGAGAGTCAGCATCGTGATCGTGGTCATTTCCATGGACGAATGCATTCACCGGAACGATTTTTTCCTCCTGATGATGATTATATGCCTCACATAAACAGTACAGCACGCCGTTCGTCCGATGGTGCCAATTTTGGACCACGATTATCTGCCAACAATATCAGAGGCAACAACTATGCCTCACGTTCATCTGGTTTTATTGAATCTGGGGTTGCTCCCATGGTTGACCATGTGCAGCCCTATTATGGAGAGGACATTGTGTTTCGAATACTTTGCCCCATTGACAAGGTGGACAGTGTTGTTGGAGAGGCTGATGGAATCTTAGAATTGCTTCGAAATGAAATTGGGGTCGATGTTAAGGTGACTGATCCTGTTGTTGGTTCAGATGAGCAGATAATTATCATTTCTTCAGAGGAG GGTCCTGATGATGAGATGTTTCCAGCCCAGGAAGCTTTGTTGCATATCCAAACCCGCATTGTTGATCTTGTTCCAGAGAAGGACAACATTATAACCACTAGGTTACTTGTCCCATCTAGTGATATTGGATGTTTGGAAGGAAGAGATGGATCATTGTTGGAGATGAAGAGGTTGACTGGTGCAAATATACAAATACTGCCAAGAGAAGAACTTCCTCTGTGTGTATCAGGGGCTGAGGAACTTGTACAG ATTGTAGGGGAGATAAAAGCGGCTCGAGATGCTCTTGTTGAGGTGACATCAAGACTAAGGAGTCACATATATAGGGAGTTCTTTCTAAAGGATATGACACCACCTTCTGTCTCTGCACCAGGCCCTGTGGGCAGCGGTCTAGGACTGGAGGCATCTTCTCCCAATAACGTAGCTCCAGGTCGTGAAGGTCATACTGGAGGTGATCCTCCTACTGCAACATATCAGAATGTTCAAACTGTGGCAGCAGCTCAGCCATCAAAG GAGTCTGGCAGTGAAATACCAAAGCAAAATGATAGTGACCGCCGTGAAGATGTGCCTAGTGGGTTGAATAG aatcccTGTAACACTTGTAACTAGGAGTACACTTGAAGTTGCTATACCAGAGCACGCGATTCCCAAACTCATCATGAAATCAAAGAACATGCTTAGTCAGATTAGTGAG CTTTCAGGAGCCAATGTAACCCTGGTAGAAGATAGACCAGATATGACACAAAAGACCATTCAAATATCAGGTACTCCAGACCAAACCGAGAGAGCCCAGAGTTTGCTTCAGGGATTTATTTTGAGCA CTCAAGAAGATGCCCCTTAA
- the LOC126699567 gene encoding protein PLASTID TRANSCRIPTIONALLY ACTIVE 7, with the protein MAISTLLPFFTLSSSSSSAPPRIEIGAGNSWRLSCSIRSQVMSKMQKDGRGRRVWRRRKLTKKDDVLRYQMERVPFLEEQERKIKESGKVMTMDIERLLLSEENRFAFVNEVAAEANSYVENNPDEYGGKKKAVLHVLSNRVNDLGAYRKDAYEESDPYKPGPNYMKEFYT; encoded by the exons ATGGCGATTTCCACACTACTACCCTTCTtcactctctcttcttcttcttcttcagctccACCa AGGATTGAGATAGGAGCTGGAAATTCATGGAGGCTGAGTTGTTCTATTCGCTCGCAG GTAATGTCGAAAATGCAGAAGGATGGTCGTGGCCGGCGAGTATGGCGGCGAAGAAAATTG acGAAGAAGGATGACGTGTTGCGCTACCAAATGGAGCGAGTTCCTTTCCTTGAGGAGCAGGAGAGGAAGATAAAGGAATCGGGAAAGGTAATGACTATGGACATTGAAAGATTGTTGCTATCAGAGGAGAACCGGTTTGCTTTTGTGAATGAGGTAGCTGCCGAGGCCAATAGCTATGTTGAGAACAACCCAGATGAGTATGGAGGTAAGAAAAAAGCAGTCCTTCATGTGCTCAGTAATCGTGTGAACGATTTGGGGGCTTACCGAAAAGATGCATATGAGGAATCTGATCCCTATAAGCCTGGGCCTAATTATATGAAGGAATTCTATACATAA
- the LOC126698956 gene encoding protein phosphatase 2C 57, translating to MALLTPQLQKFLLTKLTHCSSSFKPPKKYTSGSTTTKARTPCCSAIAIDAPSSLTGGVAGVRWGSTALQGLREEMEDDILVRSDGFDGFYFAAVFDGHGGLSSVKFLRDELYKECVEALQGGLLLSGKDLKTIREALQEAFAKTDAKLLNWLEMAGEEDESGSTATVMFLGNDTLFISHIGDSCVALSRSGKTEVLTNPHRPYGSNKASLQEIKRVRDAGGWIGNGRICGDIAVSRAFGDMRFKTKKNEMLKKGVLEGRWSEKFVSRVQFNADLVSACPDIFQVTLGSDVEFVLLASDGLWDYMNSSEAVSFVRNQLRQHGDVQLACEALAQAVLDRRSEDNVSIIIADLGRTDWQSLPLQQQNFVFELGQAFATIGIVSLGIWMSSQLSL from the exons ATGGCACTACTAACCCCACAGTTACAGAAGTTCCTCTTGACAAAGCTGACCCACTGTAGCTCTAGCTTCAAGCCACCTAAGAAATATACTAGTGGTAGTACCACTACCAAAGCAAGAACCCCATGTTGCTCTGCTATTGCTATTGATGCACCATCATCACTCACTGGTGGTGTAGCTGGTGTTCGATGGGGATCAACGGCTCTGCAGGGTCTCAGGGAAGAGATGGAAGATGATATTCTTGTCAGGTCTGATGGCTTTGATGGGTTCTACTTTGCTGCTGTGTTTGATGGCCATGGTGGGTTGTCTTCAGTCAAGTTCCTCAG GGATGAGCTTTATAAAGAGTGTGTTGAAGCTTTACAAGGCGGGTTGCTTTTGAGTGGAAAAGATCTCAAAACCATTAGAGAGGCATTACAGGAGGCTTTTGCAAAAACTGATGCAAAGTTGTTAAATTG GCTTGAAATGGCTGGGGAGGAAGACGAATCGGGATCAACCGCTACTGTTATGTTCCTTGGAAATGATACACTGTTTATTTCACATATTGGTGATTCATGTGTG GCTCTATCTCGTTCTGGAAAAACAGAAGTCTTAACCAATCCTCATAGGCCTTATGGAAGCAACAAGGCCTCACTTCAAGAAATCAAAAGAGTTAGAGATGCAGGTGGATGG ATTGGCAATGGAAGGATTTGTGGGGACATTGCTGTATCTCGTGCTTTTGGTGACATGCGGTTcaagacaaagaaaaatga GATGCTGAAGAAAGGAGTACTAGAAGGGAGATGGTCTGAAAAATTTGTTTCTCG TGTGCAATTCAATGCAGACTTGGTTAGTGCATGTCCTGATATATTTCAAGTAACTCTTGGGTCAGATGTGGAGTTTGTACTCTTAGCATCTGATGGCTTATGGGATTACATGAACAG CTCAGAAGCAGTTAGTTTTGTTAGAAATCAACTTCGACAGCATGGAGATGTTCAG CTTGCTTGTGAAGCACTGGCTCAAGCAGTTCTG GACCGACGATCAGAAGATAATGTCAGCATTATCATTGCTGATTTAGG GCGGACAGATTGGCAAAGTTTGCCACTTCAgcaacaaaattttgtatttgaattGGGCCAAGCTTTTGCTACAATTGGTATCGTGTCACTTGGAATTTGGATGTCATCTCAGCTGTCTTTATAA